A section of the Acanthochromis polyacanthus isolate Apoly-LR-REF ecotype Palm Island chromosome 1, KAUST_Apoly_ChrSc, whole genome shotgun sequence genome encodes:
- the LOC110966513 gene encoding rho-related GTP-binding protein RhoV-like — translation MDCQRCDKAHRLREELSCMLVGDGAVGKTSMIISYIFNGYNTEYRQTAFDVFTGLVHVNGIPTRIKLIDTAGQEEFGHLRSLCYAHVDVFILCFSLVNPVSFDNITSKWIPQIRAGNPTSPIVLIGTQSDLCHNVDVLIHLAQRSSRPVRCRQARRLAHRIRAHDYVECSALTQHNLKDVFDCAVFAAIMHKHSGAKSRKLSLLKRLKSFCDSGWRKFFRFI, via the exons ATGGACTGTCAGAGGTGTGATAAAGCACACAGACTGAGAGAGGAGCTGAGCTGCATGCTGGTGGGTGATGGAGCTGTGGGGAAGACCAGCATGATCATCAGCTACATCTTCAATGGCTACAACACAGAGTACAGACAGACGGCATTTGATGTTTTCACTG GTTTGGTTCATGTGAATGGAATCCCAACTCGCATCAAACTGATAGACACTGCTGGACAG GAGGAGTTTGGCCACCTTCGCTCTCTGTGCTATGCCCATGTGGACGTCTTCATCCTCTGCTTCAGCCTGGTCAATCCTGTCTCCTTTGACAATATCACCTCCAAATGGATCCCACAGATCCGAGCAGGGAATCCGACTTCTCCCATCGTTCTGATTGGAACTCAGTCAGACCTTTGCCACAATGTGGACGTCCTCATTCATCTGGCCCAGCGGAGCAGCAGACCGGTGCGGTGCAGACAGGCTAGAAGGCTCGCACACAGGATCAGAGCTCACGACTACGTGGAGTGTTCAGCTCTGACACAGCACAACCTCAAAGATGTGTTTGACTGTGCTGTATTTGCTGCAATTATGCACAAGCACAGTGGAGCTAAATCCAGAAAGCTCAGCCTGCTTAAACGTTTGAAGTCTTTTTGTGATTCTGGATGGAGGAAATTCTTCAGATTCATTTGA